One Candidatus Lokiarchaeota archaeon genomic window, CTGCTCGTGATGTGACTCAGGTTTAGGCTCCGAAGAACAGTCTTCGGGCTCTTTTTCTGCGCTCATCTTCGTCCTCTTCATCTTGAGGCGGAGGTGGCGGTGGAGGTTCGATAGATTTCCCTTTCTTCGAGGCTTCATCTTCCTCTTTTTCATCAGTTGGGGTTTCAACTGAGCTTGTTGATTCCGGTGGTGCCTCTTCCTCAACCGAGGGTTCGTCCAGTGGACTCCAAGTCTCATCCTCTTCTTCCTCCAGTTCGGCATCAGATTCTTTCTCGGCAGTACCATACGGTGATGCTACTCGAGGTGTAAGAGCGTCTTCATAATCATCCCAGGTGAAGCTATCATCGCCTTCATCTCCTACGCTTTCATCAGATTCGGATGACTTGGGTTCTTCTGTTGTGTCCATTTCGGAAGCAACTGGTTCAGATGCCTCACTTTCAGTTGTATCGTCCTCATCGGACAGTTTGGATTCATGTCCCTCCGCGGCTTCATCCATGGATTCCGGTTCACCAATATGGAACTCAGCTTTGAAATCTTTGATGATCTCATCTGGTGATGCCTCTTCTTCAGCGGGTGGAATCTCCTCTTCGTCGTCTATTGATTGATCAATAGTAGCCTCAGTTTCCGAAGCAGAAGGTGGTTCTTCTAATTCAGATGTTTCCGGGAACGAATCCGCTATTGTGTCTAGTTCCTCTTCTTTGCTAACAACGCGTGGTGCAGCTGATTCATCATCGGGCATTTCAAAAGAGGGGGCCGGTGCGGATGTGGAAGGTACATCAGTTGTGGGTTGTTCACTGGAAATTTCATCACTGAATTCCGGTTCTTCAACCATTTCGTCAGAAGATTCGGACAAAATATCTTCCTCTTGAGCTTCCTCCCCTTCACGAAATTCAACGCCCAAGGCGTAGCTCAAGCATTCCTCGCAGCGTTTCGCCGCTGCTATGAGACCATCATTGATGAAATCCTCGAGACTCTTGGCTCTATCAGGATGGCGCTTTGACCATTTGAGAAAACTATCAACCATCCGCAAAGCGTCTCGGACTCCAAGCCAATATGATTCATCCTTGTGTGAAGTCAACTGTTGCACCAGTTGCATCTTGCACATGCTCATGAAAAAAGCCTTTGTATCATGGATGGTCAGTTTTCGTCTATTGTTTGATCGCGGGATTCAAGAAGATGCCCAACCAGTTCATCAAGTGCATATGCAATTTCATTCCGTTTGAAATTGTCAACACAGGATGATTCGCAGATGATAACCTTCACAGGAGTTCCTTCTCCAATTTCTTCTTCAATTTCCTTCCTATAGACAGATTCGATATCGGAGTCTTCTTCGGGCATTACGATAAGGGCGGCACTGGCACCCCTAAATGTGACACCTAATAAAACGTCAAGGGCCGAATGCCTAGGTGACATCAACAGCATCCTTACGTCGGAATCATCAGTTTCTACCTGTGCGCTGCTAATTCTGATTCCGTCCAGCGAAATGACCTGTTCGTTTAACACCCGTAGAACATCCATAACCAGATCATCATCTGGGCCAACCACCGTTATCTTGAAAGCAAATCTCCCCTTTTCATTAGTGCTATCACTATTTTCTGTATTCAACAGCTGGTCCTCCTGCAAAAATCCACTCGCAGAGAAATAAGTCTTCTTAATGCACTTTTTGCATAAGCTAACGTTGATAAAGTCATCTTGTTCGGTTCAGGAGTGAGACTGAATAAAAGTGACTGTCACAAAGCAAGAAGTATTCCAAGCGCTGGAACCAGTGAAGGATCCAGAGCATCCCATTTCCATAACAGACGAAAGAATGAGTATAGTCAAAGAAGAGTACATTGAAGTTGAAGATGACGAAATCAGAGTGGAATTCAAACCAACTGTACCCTATTGCCCGATGGGTGGACTAATCGGTGTTCTTATTCGCAAAAGACTTGAAGACGTCTATCCCGAAAAAGACATCAGTGTTAGGCTTCTACCTGGCTCCCATTCTCAAGAATCAGCAGTTAACGAAATGGTCAGCAATGATCAGAAGTATGAGAATGTCCTCGAACAGATGAAAAATAGAGGAATGATTTAGTCGACTTACCAAAGCTAAGCGATACATTCCGCTATAGCTTTCAAGAAACGAGGCGTGGTTCCAATGGAATTGCCGGAGAAGCTGGTGATAGCGGGTTTCATTTTGGTAACGATGGGTGCAGCTATCCTTGGATTGATTGGACTGAGTGAGGGAAATGGCTTCTTCGTCGTTTTCCCCTTCTTCTTTTTTGGAAGTACGAGTGGATCAATGCTGTTACCATTTATCGCCATTCTCATCCTCAATCTGGTAATATTCGGTGCGTTCCTGTTTTGGAGCAGACGCATACTTGGTAGGGAACAGAAAGAAGCGCTCGCTTTGTTGATTGAAGGAGAATGTGAATTCTGTGGCGCGCCGGTTCCAAGGGATTCGAAATACTGTCCAGAATGTGGAAACCCAACTACAAACAGCGAAGAAAAAACAAGTCGAGACGGGCCGCAAGGGCGTGACTGACTATGCCATTCATCAGGGAAGTAGCAGAGCAAGATTTGGAAGTCATTAAGGAAATTGAAACAGCGTGTTTTCCAGCTCCCTGGGACCCCGAGATATTCGATATCTTGGCACGGTGGGAAGGCACTATTCCCCTGAAAGATGGACGAATACTCCATATGAAAATCATCGAGAATGATGGCCAATTGTGCGGTTATGCAGTGTGGGAAGAGATTAAGGAGGGTGCTGAAGGCCATCTCATGAATATTGCAATTTCTGAAGAGAAACGGCAGCAAGGATACGGGAAAATGCTTCTAGAGCATGTATTCAAATCACTCCGTATCGGTGGGCTTAACGAATGCTGGCTTGAAGTCAGAGAGGGAAACAAGGAAGCCAGATCCCTTTATGAAAGCATGGGGATGAGCCCAAACGATCGTATCCCCAAATATTACGATGGTGAAGATGCCATCATCTATCGCATAAAGCTATGATTCCCTTACTCTATTTTCTATGACGCGCGGACCTATAATGTCATGAAACAGTTGCAAGTATGCTTCATCTTGGGATACAAACGCCAACGAAGGGCTGCCCTCCTTTGAACCCGCCAACAGGATTTCATTTGAATCGATAGTCGCAAGCAATGCTGGAGACTCTGTTCGCCATATGCGCCAGCCTTTCAGTTCTTCTATTGCCTCGGGGATATCAGCAGATTTCGGTACTATGAGAATGCGTCGACCGGGTTCCTTCACCTTTCCAAGTATTGATGAATCAAGAATAGCAGGATCTATGACTGACACTAGAATAGACTCTTTGGCTCTTTCAATCATATCATGAAGGTAACCTTGAATTTCTTCTTCGCCAGAGACATACCATGTCCTCTCGTTTGCAGGAACGCTGAGTTTTTGACCTGCTTCTGTAATAGCCTCCAATCCCTCAATTGTGGAAGTAACCACATTAGTGATTCCTTCTACAGTCGTATCGAGCGATTTTCGTAATGACGTAACCTGTTTCTCTCGTTCAGTTTGCCAACGGTTAGACTCCTTCTCTATCGAACTTGTTAGCGAATTGATAGCCTCATTCCTTGCTTGTCGAATACTTGATGTCTTCTTGCTAGCGGCGTTATTGGCTTCAGTAACGGTTTCTGTAATCCTTGTGTTGGTTTCTGCGACATCAGTGCGTACACTCTCCATTACGCGATGATTTTCCTGACTCAGTTTTGTCTTCAAGTCAAGACCCAACGCCTCAAATTTGCGGGAAGCATACATATTTGTTGAAATGAGGCTTTCCAGGGCCTTTTCTAACACCTTGTCTGACTGTTTCTGTGTTGCTTCAGTTGTTTGTTCGAGTGAATTCCGGTACTGTTCTGTGGCCTTATTTTGTGAGGCTTGGAGCTGAGTTTTCCTTTCTTCTAGTTTCGAAAGGACAGTATCCCAACGTGAAGTGGTTGTGTTCACTAAACTGTTGAATGATTCAGCTACGATATCGGACATTCTTTGCGGCAGTTGGTCAATGGCAGTTCTGCTTTCACTTAGTTTGGTTGTGGTCGTGGCCTCAAACTCAGTAGCATGGGATCGTAAGCTCTCTTTGCTCTCCTCCAGGTATTCAGTTCCAAGGTTCTCAAGCTGATCTGCATGCTCATCCCCAATCTCGGAAAGACTCTTCTCAACATCTATAGCAGTCTCGCCTAGCTGCTCTTGGTTAGCCTCAATCTCACCTGTTATCTTCTCCTCTAGAGAATTCACGGATGAAGATACCTTTGTTATCGAGGAATCGATTTGAAGACTAGCACCAGCTATCGCTGTAGAAACTTCAGTACTTCTCCGATTAATGCTGGAGAGAATCTCCTCTCCTAGTGCTCTCCGCTCTTTCAGACCCTGTCTTTCTGCTTGTGCCAGCGATGATTCATATGAATCCATCTTCTCCGAAGAGCTCTTGTTGATGTCAGACGTGACTACATCCAACTTCTTGCTTGCATCTGCAACCAGCCGTTGGTCTGAATCAGATTGCTGAGTAATAGCAGTTGCAAGCAGATTTTGTGCTTTCTTTGCACTTCGCTCTATTTCACTTGCCGTTGTCTCTGAAAGATTCGCAACCCGTTCTTCCACGTTGGCACCTGCCTCTTCAAGAGAACCACCAAATGTCTGTGAGAGTGCACCCAGCTCCTCATTGATTTGCACAATCGGCCCGTCTCTCATTTCACGAAGGGAGGTGACAGATTCTTCCATTGCTGCCTCCAACTGCTCAATCTTCTCCTTGATGTCCTGACTCATTTGTTGTTTCTTGCCTTGTGTGAACTCGTCCAGCTTGGTTTGTATCTCGGTGGGCAGTCCACGCACAATGTCGAGTCTCTGTCCGATTTCGGACGAGTATTCTTGTTGTAATTTCATGGATGCTTCCTTAAGACCAGTCATCTCACGTTTCAATGCAGCATTGAATTCCGTATGGGTCGATGAAACAAAATCCCTTGTCTCAATAACCTGGCTTGTAACAAGCCCGTTGAATGCCGTTTCAAGGCCCTCGGTTAACGTAATGAATTGCTGGGTTATCTCGTCAAGCTGATTGTGAAATTCGTCTTTGATACCCACCGCATGATTGTCAATTCTAGAAACTTGATCATCAATGATAGATTCAATCTCACTACGGGCTCTGCTGACATGCGAATTCATAGCTTGAACAGTACGGGCAAGACGTTCATCCAGCTTCCTGTTGAGTTCCTCATACAAAGTCTCAACTTCGTTAACGTATCTCTGAGACGAAGATGCAAATTCGTTTGCGACGTCAGAGATGTGTGTATCAAGCTGGGTTTCAAACCCTTGAGCAGTAGTATTGATGTCGGTCAGAATTGTGTCATTCTTGTTCGATATGTTGGTTACAACAGAGCCGAATGTGGATGTGATTTCGTTCTGAGTTTTTTCGGTAAGCGTTTTCAATTCGTTTTCTCTGGTTGTGAGGACATCATTTACTTGAGTCGCAGTTTCTGAGAGCCGGGTATCAATTTCCTTAGTAGTCTCGGCAACCATCTCATCCAAATCTGTCTCTAGTTTGGCTCTACTTGCATCCAGATTCTGGCGGCTTTCTTTCAGTCGATTCCGCAAGAAGGATAGGAGCGTTGCTTTTGTTTCGTCAATATACTCCGAGAAATCAGTTTCAACATCGGATGAAATCTCCTTCAGGTCGGTGTACTCCTCAGCAACTAGTGAATCGATCTTATCCAAATGCCCTGAGACAGAGGTTTGAAGTGCATCAAGGTAGTTCTTGTTGGTACTCTCTACTTGGTCTAATTGTGCACGTATGGATCGGGATGCTGAATCCATATACGTCATCACTTCTTCGCGCCAAGCTTCGAAAGCTTCGTTCATAGCCCTGCTTTGTTCCAGAGTAGATTGGATTTGGTCCCTAGCTAGTTGGGCATGCTCCTGAGTCATAGAACGAATGCTAATGACCAATTGTGACAGTGCATCTTGTGCTTCATTGTAGGCGATTGAAATATCTCGGTCCATTCTCTCAACGGTAGCACTCAAATCTGAAGAAGTTCCTTCAAGAGTGTCCAGGAAATCCTTGGATACTTGAGCGGTGTCGTTCGTCAGACTCTTAGATGTTTTCTCGCTGGCTTCACGAATAATATCAGTTGATTCCGACACAGCCTCGGCCACAGCTGATTCAGCAGTTTCTATGAACTTGTCTGCATCATCATGGAAGGCCTCGATGGAGTCTATTGCAGATGCATTCTGTTCCTTCAAGTCCTTCTCAAGTTGAGTCGATACAGTCTCTATGTCTTGTTCGATTTCTTGTTGACCCTGATCCAGCTCAGTCTGAAGCTGGCTCATATTCTCACCAAGAGATTCCTCCATGGTGGCATCAATCTCTGACAAAGCAGATTCCATAGAATCGGAAAAGCCTTCCAGTGAATCACTTGCGATTTCTGAGACAGTCTCAGTTTGAGATTTTACGGCCTGAAGCATCTCATCCTCGTATGAGGTTAGCTCATTTTGAATGCGGCTGCCACTCTCCTCAGCCTGCTTCACA contains:
- a CDS encoding GNAT family N-acetyltransferase: MPFIREVAEQDLEVIKEIETACFPAPWDPEIFDILARWEGTIPLKDGRILHMKIIENDGQLCGYAVWEEIKEGAEGHLMNIAISEEKRQQGYGKMLLEHVFKSLRIGGLNECWLEVREGNKEARSLYESMGMSPNDRIPKYYDGEDAIIYRIKL
- a CDS encoding DUF59 domain-containing protein; this encodes MKVTVTKQEVFQALEPVKDPEHPISITDERMSIVKEEYIEVEDDEIRVEFKPTVPYCPMGGLIGVLIRKRLEDVYPEKDISVRLLPGSHSQESAVNEMVSNDQKYENVLEQMKNRGMI